In Primulina huaijiensis isolate GDHJ02 chromosome 4, ASM1229523v2, whole genome shotgun sequence, a genomic segment contains:
- the LOC140975543 gene encoding vacuolar protein sorting-associated protein 29-like has translation MVLVLALGDLHKPHRALDLPAKFKSMFVPGNIQHVICTGNLCSKEVHDYLKTVCPDLHITRGEYDEEPRYPENKTLTIGQFKLGVCHGHQVIPWGDLDSLAMLQRQLDVDILVTGHTHQFTAYKHEAGVVINPGSATGAFSSITYDVNPSFVLMDIDGLRVVVYVYELIDGEVKVDKIDFKKTAA, from the exons ATGGTCCTTGTACTAGCATTGGGTGATTTGCACAAACCACACAGGGCGCTTGATCTGCCTGCAAAGTTCAAATCCATGTTTGTTCCAGGAAATATCCAACATGTAATTTGCACGGGCAACTTATGTAGCAAA GAGGTCCATGACTACTTGAAAACTGTTTGTCCAGACTTGCACATCACTCGAGGAGAATATGATGAGGAGCCACGTTATCCTGAGAATAAAACCTTGACCATAGGTCAATTCAAGCTCGGTGTATGCCATGGTCATCAG GTTATTCCATGGGGGGACCTCGACTCATTGGCTATGCTCCAAAGGCAACTGGATGTTGACATCCTCGTAACCGGCCACACACACCAGTTCACAGCTTACAAGCATGAGGCAGGAGTGGTTATAAATCCTGGATCTGCTACTGGCGCCTTCAGCAGCATCACTTATGATGTGAACCCGAGCTTTGTTCTCATGGATATTGATGGTCTACGTGTTGTCGTGTATGTTTATGAGCTTATTGATGGAGAGGTGAAGGTTGACAAAATTGATTTCAAGAAGACAGCAGCTTAA